A DNA window from Undibacterium sp. YM2 contains the following coding sequences:
- a CDS encoding prolipoprotein diacylglyceryl transferase family protein — MKLYVFSASTAHLLHFIFEWLAIAIGVQLYRRQRAYQQQAGILAPGHYGVIIGCVLGAAIGNKAAFWMEFPHMWAGAAANLQILMSGQSIVGGLLGGLIGVEFAKFLLKQPQSTGDNFVLPLMVAMVIGRIGCFLAGLNDGTYGNATGLPWGIDFGDGIARHPTQIYDMIFVLAWGSYLWRYRQAWQSQSGLMFKMYLAGYLFWRLLVDGIKPVPYYYFSYFSGIQILCIIALVIYLPLLVRQMLRLNTGEKFGLEP; from the coding sequence ATGAAACTTTACGTATTTTCAGCAAGTACCGCCCATCTTTTGCATTTCATTTTTGAATGGCTGGCAATTGCCATTGGCGTGCAGTTATACCGCCGTCAGCGCGCATACCAGCAACAGGCAGGCATACTGGCCCCCGGCCATTATGGCGTGATCATAGGCTGTGTACTGGGTGCTGCGATAGGCAATAAAGCGGCCTTCTGGATGGAGTTCCCACACATGTGGGCGGGAGCGGCAGCTAACTTGCAGATATTGATGTCTGGCCAATCCATCGTCGGTGGTTTGCTGGGTGGTTTGATCGGTGTCGAGTTTGCCAAGTTCCTGCTCAAACAACCGCAATCAACCGGCGACAACTTTGTTTTACCCCTGATGGTGGCGATGGTCATAGGCCGCATAGGCTGTTTCCTGGCGGGGCTCAATGACGGCACCTATGGCAACGCCACGGGTCTGCCATGGGGCATCGATTTCGGCGATGGCATCGCGCGCCATCCCACCCAGATTTACGACATGATTTTTGTCCTGGCATGGGGTAGCTATTTATGGCGATACAGACAGGCCTGGCAAAGCCAGTCTGGCCTGATGTTCAAAATGTACCTGGCTGGCTATTTGTTCTGGCGCTTGCTTGTCGATGGCATTAAACCTGTACCTTACTATTATTTTTCTTATTTTAGTGGCATACAAATTTTGTGCATCATTGCGCTTGTGATCTACCTGCCTTTGCTTGTGCGTCAGATGCTTAGATTGAATACAGGAGAGAAATTTGGACTCGAACCTTAA
- a CDS encoding tRNA-uridine aminocarboxypropyltransferase, giving the protein MSEPKPKRKSCPQCLRPSTACICHWVCSIANVPEVLLLQHPLEVSNAKGSARLLDLCLQDSRMVECEQFDEQLLTDLLQAGGKQAVLLYPATTKNDAQDLQYEAAEFVAQDHVLTNIRLVIIDATWRKSRKMLYLNPLLQQLPRLSLQDMPASHYRIRKAHAPDQLSTLEAACYALMQLEQDEGKYQPLIEAFDGFVGQQMGFRINSALIDSA; this is encoded by the coding sequence ATGTCAGAACCCAAGCCCAAAAGAAAATCCTGCCCGCAATGCCTGCGCCCATCCACAGCCTGCATATGTCACTGGGTTTGCAGCATTGCCAATGTACCCGAAGTATTACTGTTGCAACATCCCCTGGAAGTCAGCAATGCCAAGGGCAGCGCACGCCTGCTGGACCTGTGCCTGCAAGATTCACGGATGGTGGAATGCGAGCAGTTTGACGAGCAATTATTGACTGACCTGCTGCAAGCTGGTGGCAAGCAGGCTGTGTTGCTTTATCCTGCAACCACGAAAAATGATGCGCAAGACCTGCAATACGAAGCAGCAGAATTTGTTGCGCAAGACCATGTATTGACGAATATACGCCTGGTGATCATAGACGCGACCTGGCGCAAAAGCCGCAAGATGCTGTACCTGAACCCGCTGCTGCAACAACTACCCCGCCTGAGCCTGCAAGACATGCCAGCCTCACACTACCGCATACGCAAGGCGCATGCCCCAGATCAGTTATCTACGCTGGAGGCGGCTTGTTATGCATTGATGCAACTGGAGCAGGATGAGGGGAAATATCAGCCCTTGATTGAGGCGTTTGATGGGTTTGTCGGGCAGCAGATGGGGTTCAGGATTAACTCAGCATTAATTGATTCCGCTTGA
- a CDS encoding ATPase — MLVNVSGWWNPSHTYTLNPKNLSIDARPGGCFCEKYPHGGGVQHMSVVHAAPGKALRMTGALGPMQAHGLAGSMSWDFIPQKPAEAGQPMSKLVLSYSVGGYMAGGFEKMAPMVNVMLGEQITRYKNLANTGKVD; from the coding sequence TTGCTGGTGAATGTCAGTGGCTGGTGGAATCCTTCGCATACTTATACCCTCAATCCCAAAAACCTGAGCATAGACGCCAGGCCTGGTGGCTGCTTTTGTGAGAAATACCCGCATGGTGGTGGCGTACAACACATGAGCGTGGTACATGCAGCACCTGGCAAAGCCTTGCGCATGACAGGCGCACTCGGCCCCATGCAGGCGCATGGTCTGGCTGGCAGCATGAGCTGGGATTTCATCCCGCAAAAACCGGCTGAAGCGGGCCAGCCAATGAGCAAGCTGGTACTGAGTTATAGCGTAGGTGGTTATATGGCAGGTGGTTTTGAAAAAATGGCACCGATGGTGAATGTCATGCTGGGTGAACAGATCACCCGCTACAAGAATCTGGCGAATACCGGCAAGGTCGATTAA
- a CDS encoding radical SAM protein gives MSRKVRPYLFYDTTSSVCSSCLHPVEAKIIFKDDKVYMDKWCSAHGTERVLVSDDVEYYRLCREVFVKHPEMPQIFNTKMEYGCPYDCGLCPDHMQHSCLSIVEITDNCNLNCPVCYAESGTHREQHKPLAEIIRMLDTVVANEGEADVMQLSGGEPTLHPQFWEILDAAKARPIKHVMINTNGIVLAQDKAFVERLATYAPGVEVYLQFDSFRAEVHKVLRGADLRRIRQQALENLNAVNLSTTLVVTLKKGMNDDEIGDIINFGLTQKCVRGVTLQPIQDAGRVEDYDPRLHRLTVSEIRRKITEQCSLFSLKDIVPVPCNPDTLAMAYALKTEEKTIPLTRYLDPQSLVEGSGNTIVFERDENLKQGMKDQIFKLFSTNHSPESQANCLSELMCCLPLISAPQNLKYDNVFRVLIVQFMDAYSLDVRALKKSCIHFALPDGKMIPFESYNLLYREASRLKEIRGSIARQTMDRLPEGKKQKHIPLVEIN, from the coding sequence ATGTCCCGAAAAGTCCGCCCTTATCTGTTTTACGACACCACCAGTTCGGTCTGTTCCAGCTGCCTGCATCCTGTAGAAGCAAAAATCATTTTCAAGGATGATAAAGTTTATATGGACAAGTGGTGCAGCGCGCATGGTACTGAGCGCGTGCTGGTCAGTGATGATGTTGAATACTACAGGCTGTGCCGCGAAGTATTCGTCAAGCATCCTGAAATGCCGCAAATCTTTAATACCAAGATGGAATATGGCTGCCCCTATGACTGTGGTTTGTGTCCTGACCACATGCAGCATTCCTGCCTGTCCATCGTAGAGATAACCGACAACTGTAATTTGAATTGCCCGGTCTGTTATGCCGAGAGCGGTACCCATCGCGAGCAGCACAAGCCGTTAGCTGAGATTATCAGGATGCTTGATACGGTAGTTGCCAATGAAGGCGAGGCCGATGTCATGCAATTGTCAGGCGGTGAGCCAACGCTGCATCCGCAATTTTGGGAAATCCTGGACGCTGCCAAGGCTCGCCCTATCAAGCACGTCATGATCAATACCAATGGCATCGTACTGGCGCAGGACAAGGCCTTTGTTGAGCGCCTGGCGACCTATGCGCCGGGTGTGGAAGTGTATCTGCAATTTGATTCTTTCCGGGCAGAAGTGCACAAGGTCTTGCGCGGTGCGGACCTGCGTCGCATACGCCAGCAGGCACTGGAAAACCTGAATGCAGTTAATCTATCTACCACTTTGGTCGTGACCTTGAAAAAGGGTATGAATGATGATGAGATCGGCGACATCATCAATTTTGGATTGACCCAAAAATGCGTACGCGGCGTGACCTTGCAACCGATACAGGATGCAGGACGTGTCGAGGACTATGATCCGCGCCTGCACAGATTGACGGTATCAGAAATACGCAGAAAAATTACCGAGCAATGCAGCCTGTTCAGTCTCAAGGATATCGTACCTGTACCTTGTAATCCAGATACGCTGGCGATGGCCTATGCCTTAAAGACAGAAGAAAAAACCATCCCGCTCACGCGCTATCTTGACCCGCAATCTCTGGTGGAAGGTAGTGGCAATACCATCGTCTTTGAACGTGATGAGAATTTAAAGCAGGGTATGAAAGACCAGATTTTCAAACTCTTCTCAACCAATCATTCGCCAGAGTCTCAGGCCAATTGTCTGTCTGAATTGATGTGTTGTCTGCCCTTGATCTCGGCACCGCAAAACCTCAAATATGACAACGTCTTTCGCGTACTGATCGTGCAGTTCATGGACGCTTATTCCCTGGACGTACGCGCATTGAAAAAATCTTGCATCCATTTCGCTCTGCCTGACGGTAAGATGATACCGTTTGAGAGTTATAACCTGTTGTACAGGGAAGCCAGCAGGCTCAAAGAGATACGCGGCAGCATTGCGAGGCAAACTATGGATAGACTGCCGGAAGGGAAGAAACAGAAACACATTCCGCTGGTAGAAATTAACTGA
- a CDS encoding TonB family protein, whose translation MNLYPAHTENAMPKEIKQRLIGGLLISLAIHIFILCLQFGLPGLGMPGVEAPWNKRRAESPQLTVQIANSTPANNDKPVAASAAAESSAPVVPMTPVTPLTPKSDPAPASTVAAVSVKDSGATAKTESKAATSGIRLVAPQKAAPAPAPVQTKVASKPRAPQKNKANTAPPQAQQRKVMAPDVARVITQDIAREETFAMAVPNPDDLPKKPDAEPDPKKQYDNVAQEGVEQETPQEKAAKEQAREQKRKKREEQMRKQADELAQQSDANGKAELQQLSKQFDEENRKLADEASRKAAAALALQKQLEAEEQNRRAQREAAQAEEVKLAEQKRQDDNKRQEEERQQKSQQLAQAQKEQQQAKEQQQLKEKEQQIALEAEKRKQEEQRQQAAVRQKQQEEQVARQKQDEQLAKQKAEELAAKQKADEQRVQAQAQAQAQAQAQAAAAAKAAAQVAANNQSANTGINPGPNTGQQNNGSATTPGNGSNQGNKSDPFSLPKNITGGDLASRARDQARGLDILRGTPPLPRNDTEEKPRRRSLFGSQDKDVPLRLYIDSWKQKIERNGNLNYSQISKDRARGDPVVVVSIRSDGSVEEITILRSSGRADIDEAVRRIVRVNAKYAAFPPNIAAQYDVIEIRRIWNFDDNLRLIEELR comes from the coding sequence ATGAATCTGTATCCAGCCCACACTGAAAATGCCATGCCCAAAGAGATCAAGCAGCGCCTGATTGGCGGTTTGCTCATTTCTCTCGCCATACATATATTTATTTTGTGTTTGCAGTTTGGCTTGCCTGGCCTGGGTATGCCCGGCGTGGAAGCGCCGTGGAACAAGCGCAGGGCAGAGTCACCACAACTCACGGTACAGATTGCCAATTCAACACCAGCTAATAATGACAAACCTGTCGCTGCCAGCGCTGCGGCTGAGTCGTCGGCACCAGTAGTGCCCATGACGCCAGTAACACCTCTCACCCCCAAGTCTGATCCTGCCCCCGCATCCACTGTTGCTGCAGTCAGCGTGAAAGACAGCGGTGCGACGGCAAAAACCGAGAGCAAGGCAGCCACTTCTGGGATACGCCTGGTTGCACCACAAAAAGCAGCACCTGCTCCCGCGCCGGTACAGACCAAAGTTGCCAGCAAGCCGCGCGCTCCCCAAAAAAACAAAGCCAACACGGCACCACCCCAGGCCCAGCAGCGCAAAGTCATGGCACCAGATGTGGCCCGTGTGATCACCCAGGATATAGCCCGTGAAGAAACCTTTGCCATGGCTGTGCCCAATCCTGACGACCTGCCCAAAAAGCCAGATGCAGAACCCGACCCAAAAAAGCAATATGACAATGTAGCGCAAGAAGGCGTGGAGCAGGAAACACCGCAAGAAAAAGCTGCCAAAGAACAGGCAAGAGAACAAAAACGCAAGAAGCGTGAAGAACAGATGCGCAAGCAAGCCGACGAACTGGCGCAGCAAAGCGATGCCAATGGCAAGGCAGAACTCCAGCAATTGAGCAAACAATTCGACGAAGAAAACCGCAAACTCGCCGATGAAGCCAGCCGCAAGGCGGCAGCCGCACTGGCCCTGCAAAAACAACTGGAAGCCGAAGAACAAAACCGCCGCGCCCAACGCGAAGCAGCCCAGGCTGAAGAAGTCAAACTGGCAGAGCAAAAACGCCAGGACGACAATAAGCGCCAGGAAGAAGAAAGACAGCAAAAATCCCAGCAACTGGCCCAGGCACAGAAAGAACAGCAGCAAGCCAAAGAGCAACAGCAACTGAAAGAAAAAGAACAGCAAATCGCGCTGGAAGCGGAAAAACGCAAGCAAGAAGAACAGCGTCAGCAAGCAGCGGTACGTCAGAAACAACAAGAAGAGCAAGTCGCCAGACAAAAGCAGGATGAACAATTAGCGAAACAAAAAGCCGAAGAGCTGGCTGCAAAACAAAAAGCAGACGAACAGCGTGTTCAGGCCCAAGCTCAGGCACAAGCACAAGCACAAGCACAGGCTGCTGCCGCTGCCAAAGCTGCTGCACAGGTCGCCGCCAATAACCAGTCTGCAAACACGGGCATCAATCCTGGTCCCAATACCGGGCAGCAAAACAATGGCTCTGCCACCACGCCGGGCAATGGCAGCAATCAGGGGAATAAATCTGACCCGTTCAGCCTGCCTAAAAATATCACCGGTGGTGACCTGGCAAGCCGGGCCAGGGACCAGGCACGCGGGCTCGACATCCTGCGTGGCACGCCGCCTTTGCCACGCAATGACACAGAAGAAAAACCGCGTCGCCGCAGCCTGTTTGGCAGCCAGGACAAAGATGTTCCTCTGCGTCTGTATATCGATAGCTGGAAGCAGAAAATCGAGCGCAATGGCAATCTGAATTATTCGCAGATTTCCAAAGACAGGGCGCGTGGTGACCCTGTCGTGGTGGTTTCCATACGCAGTGACGGTAGCGTCGAAGAAATCACTATCTTGCGTTCCAGCGGACGTGCCGACATCGATGAGGCAGTACGCCGTATCGTCCGCGTGAATGCCAAATACGCTGCCTTCCCACCGAATATCGCGGCGCAATATGACGTCATAGAAATACGCCGTATCTGGAATTTTGACGACAATCTGAGATTGATCGAAGAGCTGCGCTAG
- a CDS encoding rhomboid family intramembrane serine protease yields MTKFKNYSSVSIVLIALSALVALTSSFGGTIENLRILFITDPDHAGFADVLSGQVWRLLTPAFIHFGLMHLIFNLLWVWDLGIVIENRKGPRFYLGFFLVAAVISNIAQYLLTDNPYFGGMSGVIYGLFSYVWIRGRYDAAFNGIMRKATVNMMLAWFVLCWTGLLGPIANWAHTMGLLVGAAWAYIECKKLGLTQSSLPLPANAAQNLEYFSTADILKAESLRDWVRQQYLPEARAQFDTIEGKLKIIEVILQQKPIEARPAHEVQALEIVFADALVQETGLKWAVIDNDRQRIFVMTTADAPPVIFSLVPASKIMQAVIDTNKDANLAALFKTSVQTIRENLQQRTNTG; encoded by the coding sequence ATGACAAAATTTAAAAACTATTCCAGCGTTTCCATCGTGCTGATTGCACTGAGTGCTCTGGTTGCACTCACTTCCAGCTTTGGTGGGACGATAGAGAACCTGCGCATTCTTTTCATAACCGACCCGGATCATGCCGGATTCGCCGATGTTTTATCGGGCCAGGTCTGGCGCTTGCTGACACCTGCCTTCATCCATTTCGGCCTCATGCATCTGATCTTTAATTTGCTGTGGGTGTGGGATCTGGGCATCGTCATTGAAAACAGAAAAGGCCCCCGCTTTTATCTGGGCTTTTTCCTGGTTGCGGCAGTCATTTCAAATATCGCGCAATACCTGCTCACAGATAATCCTTATTTTGGCGGCATGTCGGGCGTTATATATGGCTTATTTTCCTATGTCTGGATACGTGGCCGCTATGACGCCGCCTTTAACGGCATCATGCGCAAAGCCACAGTGAATATGATGCTGGCCTGGTTTGTATTGTGCTGGACTGGCTTGCTTGGCCCTATCGCAAACTGGGCGCACACCATGGGGCTGCTGGTTGGCGCTGCCTGGGCCTATATTGAGTGCAAGAAGCTGGGACTGACACAATCTTCTTTACCGCTACCAGCCAACGCGGCACAAAACCTGGAATATTTTTCTACTGCCGATATCCTCAAGGCAGAATCATTGCGAGATTGGGTCAGGCAGCAATACCTGCCAGAAGCGAGAGCACAGTTTGACACCATAGAAGGCAAGCTCAAAATCATCGAAGTGATCTTGCAGCAAAAACCAATAGAGGCACGGCCAGCACATGAAGTGCAGGCACTGGAAATAGTATTTGCCGATGCCTTGGTACAAGAGACAGGTTTGAAATGGGCAGTGATCGATAACGACCGGCAACGCATCTTTGTCATGACTACGGCAGATGCGCCGCCAGTCATTTTCAGCCTCGTTCCTGCCAGTAAAATCATGCAGGCAGTCATTGACACAAACAAGGATGCAAATCTGGCTGCATTGTTCAAAACCAGTGTGCAAACCATACGTGAAAATCTCCAGCAGCGTACAAATACAGGATAA
- a CDS encoding tetratricopeptide repeat protein has translation MDSNLNKNSRIAMLMVALSLIGGTGCVHYLMASSSSGSRNNTNPVSVPRELTVQEKEEIAKKAELAREESRRKYELEYNNLVIAANANDPAAKTKLGIEYLKNIGYFPKDVKKGIALIKSAADDGHPDAEYYYGWLLLKGTPVESDYQIKLEQGDIELSYSEGIRLIENSAKKICAASFSQNWNYPAQDLKNIYLDGKYVLRNERISDLWFARFILHCGGKSGFSSKGKWRLFGHEYFSDAKTLAFLYLLDNSRSPLPKYYRERASAFAATLNSEQIKEAKAIAQELRLAVRQSEQEYPDPTNYKGKK, from the coding sequence TTGGACTCGAACCTTAATAAAAATTCGCGTATTGCGATGTTGATGGTGGCGCTGAGCTTGATAGGTGGGACTGGTTGTGTGCATTATTTGATGGCGAGCTCTAGCTCTGGCTCGAGGAATAATACAAATCCAGTCAGCGTTCCTAGAGAATTAACTGTACAGGAAAAAGAAGAGATTGCAAAGAAAGCGGAACTTGCAAGAGAAGAAAGCAGGAGAAAGTACGAGCTTGAATATAATAATTTGGTGATTGCAGCAAATGCAAATGACCCTGCTGCCAAAACCAAGCTTGGTATAGAGTATTTGAAGAATATTGGGTATTTCCCAAAAGACGTAAAAAAGGGAATTGCTCTGATTAAAAGCGCCGCGGATGATGGACACCCAGATGCTGAGTATTATTATGGATGGCTATTACTTAAGGGGACACCTGTCGAAAGTGACTACCAGATTAAGCTGGAGCAAGGGGATATAGAACTTTCTTATTCTGAAGGGATAAGGCTGATAGAAAATTCGGCAAAGAAAATATGTGCAGCGTCGTTTTCGCAAAATTGGAATTATCCAGCCCAGGATTTGAAGAACATCTATCTGGACGGAAAATATGTTTTAAGAAATGAACGAATTTCTGATCTTTGGTTTGCGAGATTTATCCTGCATTGCGGCGGGAAATCTGGGTTTTCATCCAAGGGAAAATGGCGCTTGTTTGGTCATGAATATTTTTCAGATGCAAAAACTTTAGCATTCCTTTATTTGTTGGATAACTCGCGCAGCCCTTTACCCAAATATTACAGAGAACGTGCCTCAGCATTTGCTGCCACATTGAATTCGGAGCAGATCAAGGAAGCCAAGGCAATAGCACAAGAACTTCGTTTGGCCGTTCGCCAGTCAGAACAAGAATATCCCGATCCTACTAACTATAAGGGTAAAAAATAA